Proteins encoded within one genomic window of Cellulomonas flavigena DSM 20109:
- a CDS encoding PucR family transcriptional regulator produces the protein MATPPRTPARTARRPATRTPGTAATGDQSETQRRVRDGTGLLAAAAMRRLDEDLEWYRALPAEDRSWVNLVAQAGITAFVTWYADPTRPPHGVGEIFAAAPPELTRSISLQHTLQLVRVVVDVVETHSDRLAAPGAERELREAVLRYSREVAFSAAEVYARAAEVRGAWDARLEALVVDALVRGDVDDALRSRVSALGWSGRGSTLVVVGRAGAHMDEVRAADLRRATRRAADDALVGILGDRLVVFLGGEGDLRAAAMTLLPRFGPGPVVVGPTAAGLAEATRSARAALSGLLAAPGWEQAPRPVHADDLLPERVLVGDPDARRALVERAYAPLAASQGSLLDTLSAYLGAGRSLEAAARTLYVHPNTVRYRLRRVCDVTGWDPLDARESYVLQIALAVGRLDAVDG, from the coding sequence ATGGCGACGCCTCCCAGGACGCCGGCGCGCACGGCACGCCGCCCGGCCACCCGCACGCCCGGCACCGCGGCGACGGGCGACCAGAGCGAGACCCAGCGGCGCGTGCGCGACGGCACGGGCCTGCTCGCGGCCGCCGCGATGCGGCGGCTCGACGAGGACCTCGAGTGGTACCGCGCGCTGCCGGCCGAGGACCGCTCGTGGGTCAACCTCGTCGCGCAGGCGGGCATCACGGCGTTCGTCACGTGGTACGCCGACCCGACGCGCCCGCCCCACGGCGTCGGGGAGATCTTCGCCGCCGCGCCGCCGGAGCTGACGCGCTCGATCTCGTTGCAGCACACGCTCCAGCTCGTCCGCGTCGTCGTCGACGTCGTCGAGACCCACTCCGACCGCCTCGCCGCGCCGGGTGCCGAGCGCGAGCTGCGCGAGGCCGTGCTGCGCTACTCCCGCGAGGTCGCGTTCTCCGCCGCCGAGGTCTACGCACGGGCCGCCGAGGTGCGCGGCGCGTGGGACGCGCGCCTGGAGGCGCTCGTGGTCGACGCGCTCGTGCGCGGCGACGTCGACGACGCTCTCCGCTCGCGCGTCTCGGCCCTCGGGTGGAGCGGGCGCGGGTCGACGCTCGTGGTGGTGGGGCGCGCCGGCGCCCACATGGACGAGGTACGGGCCGCCGACCTGCGGCGCGCCACCCGCCGGGCCGCCGACGACGCCCTGGTCGGGATCCTCGGCGACCGCCTGGTCGTCTTCCTCGGCGGTGAGGGCGACCTGCGCGCGGCGGCGATGACCCTGCTGCCGCGGTTCGGCCCCGGGCCGGTCGTGGTCGGCCCGACCGCCGCGGGGCTCGCCGAGGCGACCCGCTCCGCACGCGCGGCGCTGTCCGGTCTGCTCGCGGCACCCGGCTGGGAGCAGGCGCCACGCCCCGTGCACGCCGACGACCTGCTGCCCGAGCGCGTGCTCGTCGGCGACCCGGACGCGCGCCGTGCGCTCGTCGAACGCGCCTACGCCCCGCTGGCGGCCAGCCAGGGCTCGTTGCTCGACACGCTCTCGGCGTACCTCGGCGCGGGCCGCTCGCTCGAGGCCGCCGCCCGCACGCTGTACGTGCACCCCAACACGGTGCGGTACCGGCTGCGGCGCGTGTGCGACGTCACGGGGTGGGACCCGCTCGACGCGCGCGAGTCGTACGTCCTGCAGATCGCGCTGGCGGTGGGACGCCTGGACGCCGTCGACGGCTGA
- a CDS encoding ACP S-malonyltransferase: MLVVACPGQGAQSPGMLTPWTEVDGFADALRRASEVVGSDLLAHGTTSDAETIRDTAVAQPLLVATALASLRALLGADAATDLASVAPRAFDVVAGHSVGELAAAAAAGVLTDDEALALVAVRGTAMARAAASAPTGMSAVLGGDPDEVLARLEVLDLVPANVNGGGQVVAAGALDALAALSAEPPARARVIALQVAGAFHTRYMAPAVDELAAAAATLTPRDPVVTLLGNADGRAVADGADALARIVAQVARPVRWDLCQAALADLGVTALLEVAPGGVLTGLARRTLPGVETLALKSPADLDAARDLVRRHAGAVLTPQESQS; encoded by the coding sequence GTGCTCGTCGTCGCCTGCCCCGGCCAGGGTGCCCAGTCCCCCGGCATGCTCACCCCGTGGACCGAGGTCGACGGCTTCGCCGACGCACTGCGCCGCGCGAGCGAGGTCGTCGGGTCGGACCTGCTCGCGCACGGCACGACGTCCGACGCCGAGACGATCCGCGACACGGCGGTCGCCCAGCCCCTGCTCGTGGCCACCGCGCTGGCGAGCCTGCGTGCGCTGCTCGGCGCCGACGCTGCCACGGACCTCGCGAGCGTCGCGCCCCGGGCGTTCGACGTCGTCGCCGGCCACTCCGTCGGCGAGCTCGCGGCCGCCGCAGCGGCGGGTGTCCTCACCGACGACGAGGCGCTGGCGCTCGTCGCGGTCCGTGGCACCGCGATGGCCCGCGCCGCGGCGTCGGCCCCCACGGGCATGAGCGCCGTCCTCGGCGGCGACCCGGACGAGGTGCTGGCCCGCCTCGAGGTCCTCGACCTCGTCCCGGCCAACGTCAACGGCGGCGGCCAGGTCGTCGCGGCGGGTGCGCTCGACGCGCTCGCGGCGCTGTCCGCCGAGCCGCCGGCGCGGGCACGCGTCATCGCGCTGCAGGTCGCCGGTGCGTTCCACACGCGCTACATGGCCCCGGCCGTCGACGAGCTCGCCGCCGCAGCCGCGACGCTCACGCCCCGGGACCCCGTCGTCACGCTCCTGGGCAACGCCGACGGCCGGGCCGTCGCCGACGGCGCCGACGCGCTGGCCCGGATCGTCGCCCAGGTCGCCCGACCGGTGCGCTGGGACCTGTGCCAGGCCGCACTGGCCGACCTGGGCGTCACGGCGCTGCTGGAGGTGGCCCCCGGTGGCGTCCTCACGGGCCTGGCGCGTCGCACCCTGCCCGGCGTCGAGACCCTCGCGCTGAAGTCCCCCGCCGACCTCGACGCCGCCCGCGACCTCGTCCGGCGGCACGCCGGCGCCGTCCTCACCCCCCAGGAGAGCCAGTCGTGA
- a CDS encoding beta-ketoacyl-ACP synthase III has translation MTRPTLTQATGPAHTRILGLGGVRGERVVPNDELVGPIDSSDEWIRQRTGIVTRRRAAEGTDVLDLAEGAARAALDDAGLTGADIDAVILSTVTYFHQTPAGAAIIADRIGATPAAAFDISAACAGYCYGVGQADALVRAGTARHVLVIGAEKMSEFVDPTDRSISFLLGDGAGAVVIGPSDTPGIGPTVWGSDGGQAQAIRQTHSWLATRDEGAGWPTLRQEGQSVFKWAVWQMAPVAQKAMDAAGVRPEDIEAFIPHQANMRIIDQMIKQLKLPESVVVGRDIADTGNTSAASIPLAAERLLREGQVGPGALALQIGFGAGLVYAAQVVVLP, from the coding sequence GTGACCCGTCCGACCCTCACGCAGGCCACGGGGCCGGCGCACACCCGGATCCTCGGCCTCGGCGGCGTCCGTGGCGAGCGCGTCGTCCCCAACGACGAGCTCGTCGGGCCCATCGACTCGTCCGACGAGTGGATCCGCCAGCGCACCGGCATCGTCACGCGTCGCCGCGCGGCCGAGGGCACCGACGTGCTCGACCTGGCCGAGGGCGCGGCGCGCGCCGCCCTGGACGACGCGGGCCTCACGGGCGCCGACATCGACGCGGTCATCCTGTCGACCGTCACGTACTTCCACCAGACGCCCGCGGGTGCGGCGATCATCGCCGACCGCATCGGTGCGACGCCCGCCGCCGCCTTCGACATCTCCGCCGCGTGCGCCGGCTACTGCTACGGCGTCGGCCAGGCCGACGCGCTCGTCCGGGCCGGCACCGCGCGGCACGTCCTGGTGATCGGGGCGGAGAAGATGAGCGAGTTCGTCGACCCGACGGACCGCTCGATCTCCTTCCTGCTCGGCGACGGCGCCGGTGCGGTCGTCATCGGCCCGTCCGACACCCCGGGCATCGGTCCGACCGTGTGGGGCTCGGACGGCGGGCAGGCGCAGGCGATCCGCCAGACGCACTCGTGGCTCGCGACGCGCGACGAGGGCGCCGGGTGGCCGACGCTGCGCCAGGAGGGGCAGTCCGTCTTCAAGTGGGCGGTGTGGCAGATGGCGCCCGTCGCGCAGAAGGCCATGGACGCCGCCGGCGTGCGCCCGGAGGACATCGAGGCGTTCATCCCGCACCAGGCGAACATGCGGATCATCGACCAGATGATCAAGCAGCTGAAGCTGCCCGAGTCCGTCGTCGTGGGCCGCGACATCGCCGACACCGGCAACACGTCGGCCGCGTCGATCCCTCTGGCCGCCGAGCGCCTGCTGCGCGAGGGCCAGGTCGGTCCTGGTGCGCTCGCCCTGCAGATCGGCTTCGGCGCCGGTCTGGTCTACGCCGCGCAGGTCGTCGTCCTTCCCTGA